One window from the genome of Cryptomeria japonica chromosome 6, Sugi_1.0, whole genome shotgun sequence encodes:
- the LOC131029828 gene encoding protein ENHANCED DISEASE RESISTANCE 2-like gives MADIEGENDPEWVKRLKHQGSVRLLDLDNCPNGWASPPGDRFRVRGPDYLTSKTKIGGGDWLLKPLAFDWLKGSSKIHEVLKHPNGRVRRALEEACKGCEDDKKPFVWAFNLQVPSKDNHTAVAYFYTYDPIPEGSLMDQFIKGDDAFRKSRLKLIANIVKGPWIVRTAVGEQAICILGRAVSCKYSQGENFIEIDVDIGASIIANAIVHLAFGYITSLTVDLAFLIESQTEDELPERILGAVRFSELDPASAKSIEHVPYSDGCSENGDSSLPSQVWWKSIGQGFSHMLHPNAVDGTDNASPDVKVADSSHINGVDSDSSHQNKVDSSNVNGMNHSKEDSEKMS, from the coding sequence ATGGCTGATATTGAGGGCGAAAATGATCCTGAATGGGTCAAAAGGCTCAAGCATCAGGGATCTGTACGTCTTCTAGATCTAGACAATTGTCCCAATGGCTGGGCCTCTCCTCCCGGGGACCGTTTCCGCGTGAGAGGACCTGATTATCTTACCTCTAAAACAAAGATTGGTGGAGGGGATTGGCTTCTTAAGCCTTTGGCTTTTGATTGGCTTAAGGGCTCCTCCAAGATTCATGAAGTGTTGAAGCATCCTAATGGTCGAGTCAGGCGGGCTCTAGAAGAAGCCTGCAAGGGTTGTGAGGATGACAAGAAACCTTTTGTTTGGGCCTTCAATCTGCAAGTCCCCAGCAAGGATAACCACACTGCAGTGGCATATTTTTACACTTATGACCCTATTCCCGAGGGATCTCTCATGGATCAATTTATCAAAGGTGACGATGCATTCAGAAAGTCCCGCCTCAAGCTGATTGCGAATATTGTCAAGGGACCTTGGATTGTAAGAACAGCTGTTGGAGAACAGGCTATATGCATTCTTGGTAGAGCTGTCTCTTGTAAGTATTCACAGGGGGAAAATTTTATAGAGATTGATGTGGATATTGGTGCCTCTATCATTGCCAATGCAATTGTGCATCTTGCGTTTGGGTATATTACAAGTTTGACTGTTGATTTGGCATTTTTAATAGAAAGTCAGACGGAAGACGAACTTCCTGAGAGGATATTAGGAGCAGTTAGGTTTTCAGAGCTTGATCCAGCTTCCGCCAAGTCTATTGAACATGTTCCATACTCTGATGGTTGTTCAGAGAATGGAGATTCTTCCCTTCCTTCGCAGGTTTGGTGGAAGTCAATTGGGCAAGGATTTTCACACATGCTACATCCAAATGCAGTTGATGGAACAGATAATGCTTCACCAGATGTTAAGGTGGCTGATTCCTCACATATAAATGGGGTTGATTCTGATTCTTCACATCAAAATAAGGTTGATTCTTCCAATGTTAATGGGATGAACCATagtaaagaagatagtgaaaagatGTCCTAA